A window of Oryza glaberrima chromosome 2, OglaRS2, whole genome shotgun sequence genomic DNA:
TGTACTGTCACGTTGAGACCTGTAGTCCTGTACTGAAAAGGAATAATGGCGTGCGCTTGTTTCTTTGCTCCATCCTTGACTTTGGTCAACCAGTGAAGGGTCGACGGTGACTTCAGTATCGGAAGTCGGAAGTCGGAACTGCTAGCTGTGTGGGGAGTTTGTTGCAGTTCTTTAATCACAACCTCTTCCAAATAACCCAGATTTTCGTTCACATCGTGACAACTGAGAAAATGTAGTTAgactaaaaactaaaaaatatctttaaatttttataagCTGGTTATCAACCAATTGCTTCTTAGAATTTTAAGATTCCTCAAAAATCTTATATTCACCAACATATTGTTTCACTAAAATTATACGATACAATAATTAAGTACAATTAGTTGTCTCGaaagttccaaaaaaaaaaaagtagtctCAAAAGAATCTCAGCTTGTCTGCAAGGCTACGGCTTCACTGTTTCGTTGATGTGTTTCCTTCTGTGTTCCGTAGAGGCCATCGGTTTGTCAATTCTTTTTTGTGGGGCCCCACTATAAACGGAGATTACAACTTATAAGATTATTCTCTCCATCTGTCGCCAAATTACATAGTTAGCGATTACTCCTAATTAGCGTGGACCTCCAAGGAAACAAAAGCGCTAAATAGAAGGTACCAAATAAAAATTAAGGCGCCAAACCACAGAAAATAGATTAAGCTTTACATATGGCACATTATTATCGGATCACAATCATCTTCTTCGCAACAACAATGGCCTCTCTATCTAATCTTCCAAGGTCAACCAAGGGGGTGTACATCCTAGGGAAACCCTATGACGTCTCTAGACCCTAGTCATATTTATTCAATAGTCGTCATTGTTTTGAGTCCGGTTTTGCTTATATTATTTTTGCCATGCAATTTCgctgctagatcggtttgtggaaccccaaattcgagtgttTAATTATTCATATGCAACTGTGTTGCaatatatcttgttcttgcttgtgttcttcgattcgcatgcagggattagccttctcaaCGAGGTCAACCGGGCAgtgcacggttgataaccagaggagacgtgctGCTACGATTGCTGGGTTCGGATCATGTTGATCGGAAGCCGGATcgtgtgtgtcaagtttccaTCAAATCAAGAGTTATTAATATCTAttggaagatcgggacctagcATTCTCATCAGTGGCTTCGACTTTAACCTCCCCGTCGACGGCCAGAGATGCCTCACCCAGTTGATGACCATGTATGACAACGACGTCGACGCATGGCAGGGCCTCGGCCCCGGCCTCGCGCGGCGGTCACCCAGTCCCCTtcggtcacggcggcggcgagcctcctAGCTGGCCCACGGCGATGGCTGGACgcgggcgaggcgagcgcgggcGCCTTGTGTGGTGGCCGCCCGGTGCCCTCCCCACTCGCGGCGAGCCCGACGGCCTGGCGCCTCTTCGGTCACGGCGGCGATGCGAAGCGCGCGGGATGGATAGATTGGGGGCACCATATCCACCGAGATTGATAGATTGGGGATTATTTTAGACCTGCAGGCGGGCCCAAGCAAAGGAGTCGTTGGATTTGTTTTGGGCCGCAAGTTGACTCAACGGGAAGCACGTAAACACATGTTGTTTCTTATCCGAAAGACGCGCTAGACAGCGGTGTGTTATTTTTAGAAAGAGATGCGCGGCCGAACGATACTAATTACGGAAAGAAATAGGTCACTCATTTAGACTATCGCGCGACCACGTGCTGTGTAGTCGCATCCATTAATTATGGACCATATTTTTCCCTTTAGCCTTTAGtcaaactaggaaggtagcccgcgcacatgcgcgggcACCTTACTTAATGTGGTGAAATTTTCTTATGAATATTTATGTATGGGTGACTTTTAATAATAATGCTTTTATTATATTCTAAACTAAATTAAACTTACTTATTTTGCTTTGAACGTTGGCACCATCACtatatataaattctaaaataaaattacttgagATCGTGCAGTTGTGTCGAAACAATGTATGTGGTTCCCATgagaaaattttttatatattttgactGCCCTGAAAGATATCTTGCACCCCCTCCCGCCCACACCCCCCAAAATAGTCCAATAATGTCATTTATTGCTGTAGttaatttttatatctattttcaTTCTAACAATCctcctaaaatgtttgaatttttctatttAGAATGAGTTTTAAATCCAACAACatttttcaatttatttcatgtcctttttttttgagatttatGTTTTATGAATCATCCTTGATATGCTTTGATCTTGCAAATTGGGATGAAAATAGAAGTGCATATAACCTTGCACAGGGTAAAGGCATATGTTTAAATTTTCTCTCGTGTATTGAAGTAATGATCATAGATTCATAGTATTTTTAGCGAATTCTCACTAAACTGAagtcttgttataaagatttctAGATTGTTCTACGTCACTAAACTGAAGTCTCTTATAACAAATAGAGATTTCTAGATTGTTCTACGTTAAATGTCAAGAATTTACAATATACTATAGCAAGttttaccaaaaagaaaaacatggacaatgttaagagaaattaattaagttggtagaAAGTCGTTAGATGTCTAACAGGATATAAGTAATAGGTGGAGATCCATTTGTGGTTTTTCTTTGCCATATAGataatttcaattttaattgtcagggagataaaaaaaacagagagtaAAGGAATGGTGCATGCCACACACGggcagggagggaggaaggTTTGGTatgtttttctaaatgattaatctaacgACCTAAATGATTTGTCATATGTTTAAGTCGAAATCGATGGTTGgaagttttcttttcttgtcaGAATTTGGAGGATATTGTCTCACTTAAAAGAGCAATGTAACAGCTTAAAGAGTGTTTATAAGATGTATAATGGACTTTTAGCACCGCATGCCGCAAAGgagcgggagggagggaaggatgTTTGGGgtgtttcttttataaaaatagatcCAATGACCAAAAATAGTGTGTCAATCGATTCAAAATAATGTGTCCAACGATTTAAGTCAAAACCAATGGTTAGATGTGTCCTTTTTTCAAAATTCctatgattttctctaatttaagaatgGCTTAGAAGCGTTTATGCGATGTTAATGGGCATTAACACCGCACAGGGAGGGTAGGGAGGAGAGAGGTTTGAAatgttttttatgaaaaaattctgCAACCAGAAACAATGTACCCATTAATTTAAATAGAAACCTATATTCAGatgctttcttttctttgtctgtttttctattattttcccTAATTTAAtagtattttctctaatttaatagCACCGTAGGATATTCTAAGTGACAGTTTGAGAGCCGCTAGCCTAGTACGTGGAGGTCTATTGTGTGTTCTTTTAACCTGTAAAGATAATTTTGATTTACGTACGTATGTTCGCACTGGACGTGGAGGTTCCGGATGTGGTTATTTTACAGAGATCTAATGATATAAAGCAATTACTGGGTCCACCAACTTAGATAAAAATTGATCTGAAtgtgttcttttttgttttgataAAATAGGTCTAACAGTCTAAAACAATGGGTCCACTGATTTAATGAAAATTGATGGTCGAATTTCTTAATTTATTAGATCATATCTATAAGTTAGATGCTATGATCGATCATCTTATTTATCGACCAATTCATGTAGATGTTGACAGAAGTTACTTAAGTCTGCACAAAGTTGTTAGATATCTAACAGTGTATGAGTAAAAAATTAGGGTGGCATATTTTCTTAGAGGCCTCAAGATGAATGTGAGTTCAGCAGTAATAATTTTGTAGCGTTACATCATAGTCTATTTGGAtcttaattattgatttaattaaaaaatacaatgGTACAAATAGGTCATAAAttgaaatataatataaaagttACAACTATTTAAAAGATTGTTTATCTATTTATAGAACTACCGAAACCAATAAATtaatatgcatgcatggccatAAAAACATTGGATGTCTTTTACCTTAACTAACTTAACTAccataggagagagaaaaaatcaacagaagggagggagggatggcTAACATGCGTGCGCACACCGAACAGAGATGAAGGTTTCGGACTACTTTTTTCGAAGATAGATCTAACGAAATCTTTTTGTTTagaatttctaacaatttctTTATTTCGTTAGAGCGCCACATGGCAGCAtatgagcgtttgtaggaagtttaatggacttttagtatataatagatagatttactTTTCCCAATCTGatcatatctctactattataaaaattaaagatatttttatcggtattttgtttttaagttcgttcgcatttgaaattgaagatgtttttgtcagtattttggtatgtcatctaTGTATAAGtcggttttaagttcgttcgcttttgaaaatgcATATCCTTatttgagtcgatttttaagtttgttcgcttttgaaaatacagaggAGTCGTAtaaaaatctctttaaaaaactcgaatgttaacttgagatgaaagtcagACTTCTAATTggagctcatgattttcttaaaaaaaatctaagcgAATTTTCAAAGTGGATTTCATCCTAactataacaataataagattaaaataacattcaccCGTGGTTGCAACAGGTATTTTTTCTGGTGAATAAAAAATGTATTGTCATCGAGCCGGCGCCGCGTGTGGTCCGGGAAGAACTGAACTACCTGGCCTCGGCTTTCCGGCTGGGATCTGTCGAGGTCGTCGAGGAAGAGGAACGAGCCCACGGCACAGGGACGCCTGCTGGTCGCCGCGGCGAAGTCCCGCCAGGTGTTCCCGCCTGTAGCTAATATTCGTCTTGTTTACTTGCACGAACTGAACACTCCATTGTTTAGCCTGACGCCTGTACGGGCCCATTGTTACGCTACGCTGAGGCCTGAGGCTGGTTTGTCTGTTTGTGAAAAGTAAGATATATATCGTCGATGCCACTGGTGTCGACCGTGACTCTGAGAGTGAAGTATTCTACTGTCAAAGTTGCAAGCAACAAAGACTTGTGAGGCCTGTACGGTTGACAACTCTCGATAGGCGACCAATGGCAGACATGCATGACGTTGAGGTTGGCAATTAGCTCAACGAGCGACCAATGAAACTTTGGGGGTGGTTTACTGATCAGGACTATGTCTACCTGTTGGCTCGTTTGCGCGGCGCCGCGTTGAAGCGATCTGTTGATCTCGCGCGGTGGATCACCGAGGCCGCCTTCCCTCTCCTCGCGACGACGATGGGAGGGGACCGAGGGAAGAAGCCGGTGGATACCCCGGCGGACATGCTTCTTCCCAGCCGCAAAAGGTGGCTCGGGGACGGAGGTTCGGATCGCGCTCACGGCGGCTGCCTGTTTTACGAAACTACTCCGTCCTTCACGCAtggttcttcttcctcttcccccaATCGCCCGCTGCACGATAGGTACGTATTCCCCTTTGTAAATTTTACCTGCTACCATTATAGAGTTGCAACTAGAGTCTTCGTATGCTTAATTAGGGGGGAGTTGAACCAACGTCTTCAACTCTTCAtattattagagcaagtttaatggtatagcccactactggcTCCatttcatctatagccaatctaatagccaattcatataatagttgcttattatactattaatatatggtcacacctgtcatacacaccttgcgtcttggagtccgtgctacagctggctacagatctgtagcccgctgctcttctctcttatcgtttatctcattaaaatatgattatagctggctaatagtctgctattgtacctgctcttaagcaAGGAgactatttaatttttttcccaaaacagTCATGGATTCAAAGTACTAAGTGGTAAACAGTActacatccatcccaaaataagtgcagccgtgggtatccgtgtccaacatttgatcattcgtcttatttcaaaaatttatgaaaaaaataaaaaaaagtcacacataacgtactattcatgttttatcatctaataacaataaaaataccaatctttaaaaaaaatcaaataagacgaacgatcaaatgtTGGCCATaaatattacaaaactacacttattttaggatggagggagtatcaatatTCAGAAGTGGTACCTTCAAATTCGTTATCCTctctccaagaaaaaaaatcattatccTCTCTGCatattgttttcattttaaGGACCAACACCAGATAGTACTTTATTGAATAgagcaagaaaaaaattacaagattagtATTTAAAAGGCACTAttcaggaaagaaaaaaaccacAACCACCACACACCACTCACCGATAGCGCCTTTACATAACCCAGAAGAAGGTTAGCACCGGATCaaccgccgctagaccaacaaaggagcTACCGCCAAATCGCCCAAAACCAAACCTAACATCGAGCATCACACTCGACTCTATCCATGCCCATGGTattggagaggagagagtgagagagaagatggaacCACTCTTCCTGACAAGGCCCACCAACATGGTCAACATGCATAGACTAGGGCGTCACCACAAGTGGACAAATGTCTAGAGCGAGCACACACAAACTGCCTGAGAGAGATTTTGGCGCGGTCTCCAAGACGATGTCTccaggaagagaagagaggatgaACACTAGTGCCGTCATCCATCGATGTCACGAAGGACCAAGACAAGGCTTTCACCGGAAATCCACCCGATGGAGAGGGGCGGCTTGACAGCGCCCACAGTAGGGAAAACGACGTCCAAAGACGCCACCGCTGCCGGCTCGGCTAGACCGAGCTAGTTTTTTACACCTGTTGCCCACCCCCTGCCGATCCGTAGACATAGTTCCAAACCTCCACCACCGGCCAACCTCCGTCGGCATGCGGCTACTGCTGTACCGACGcccccacccaccccccccacccccctaGTCAGCCTCGGCATGCCATGAGGCACACTCCACCGTCACCGGCCTCCCAACCACCGCCGCGTTGGCCTGGCCATGTCGTCGCCGCATTAGCCTCCTGCGCCGTCGACCGAGCCGTCTACTTGCCGTTGCCCGCATCAGCCTCCCAATGCCATCGCGATGGCCATCCACAGCTGCCGATGCAGCCCACTCCAGCCCTCCGCGCTGCCACCTCCACGCAGCCGCCATCGGTGACTCGGGAGCcggcctctccgccgcctccacgcagCCATACCCCAGCCTCTCTACAAATTCTGTCCCTAATATCAAGATCCAAGAAAGGAAGATGAATTTGAagctgttttgttttttttaaaaaaattgtgggttTAAATAGCTTAAGTTAAATTTTCAAACGCTGCCGTATATCGATACAGTTTTCTAACCATATACCTATTTTTTTCCTCACTTGAAATGAACTGCACACTGCGGCGTACGTACATGAAGGATGGAGGTGGATACAAAGGAATCAGAGATACCAAGACAGAGGACAGAAAATGACCGAAAGATTAGTGCCCGGATCAAAAGAAGTCATCAAGCTCGCAGGAGGCAACGGTACGAGGACCAGGAAGATCGCGTCCACGGGAACGTTCATTTCGCCTCCATATGCCCTCCACCGGTGTCTTGGCTGGAATTGAAGCACAATATGGAGGTTAAGCTAGACTTAAATCTTGATGACATAGAGAAATCTATTGTCATTCCAAGATGCCAAGAGATGGACACCTCTGGTAACCCAGACAAGGTGGACAAATACCTCGTCGCCGCCAAGAACCTTACACGAATACTGAACTTGGAGCACCCTGTCCTAACCGAAACTGGACATCTCCGTGACCGTGCAAGATCACTCCACGGCACCACCATCTCTTCCATTATCACGGAGTTTTGCTACCTCAAAGTCTGGAGGGTTAGTCCACTAAGGCGTCTGGGCTACTTGCCAGGACCCATCTGGGAGTCCTCCGTCAGATCTACCTTTAATGAGTCAATCTCAGCAACGGTGTCGTCGAGCTCCTCTAGTTCCTTCACCTGCAGTGGTAGCACCAACGGTAGCAGTGATAATAATCAAGCATCTCTTGAAGATGGACCAGACAAAAGATTGGCATGCACTGGTTTTATTAACATCCAATCCGTTTCTGTCTTAGATGACATTGCAAGCATCATCACTGAGGGCGGATATCAGCAACTCCTCCGAGGAGCTTTCGATCGACACTACTCCGAACTTGCAAGGTAACACATTTACTGTATACATCCGTCAAAATAATCACTGTAGTGATATTTCTTAACAGTAGCACAACCGGGATATTGGGTTGACACTAGTGCAGAGAAGGCTATCATTGATGGTTCATAACCTGCATCACCTGCAtcacaagattacaaccctggagggtcgtaaccaggaaaaaggaaaaaatataccaccacccataCATCGACAGCGACAACACACAAGCCCAGGAGAAGGCAAGCACCAGACCGGCCGCaactaagcgtgaccgaccgccgctagaccaacaaaagaactcagacgagatcgccccctaggggatgccaaaacgacgtcttcaagaagagaagcgacggaaagaccgccgccaccatccgtcggggctcaaaggagccaagactgggctttcgcctgGCAACCACCCTCTTGCGAATCCACGGCTGGTGCCctgatgctccaccaccattcaagctctgccgacatgtgggaccccagCACCGGCaccccccgccggccagccttcgtgtgccgaagaccgcgccacacccaccggtAGCTCTCCCTCACACCGAGGTCGCTTccttcaccgccggccgcgcctctcgcgccaagccggcctcctccaccagaCGCGCCTCTCGTGCCagtccggcctccctccatcggccgcacCTCTCGCGACACGccggcctccctctccgccgcccgcgcctctcgcgccgagccggcctccgctgccatcggctgcgcctctctgcgccaagccggtctccgacccctcctccaaacaaTGCCGCGCCAGCCAGAAGTAGCTGTCtgccacgccctcggctagccAACCGAAGCCATcatgcctccggtgaccgcagacacggtcaccaccaccgcagccgccgctgccgaacgcccgtcgccatccacacctcgcacccgactccttccccgcctccactaGCTGTCGCCGGCGATCGTCTGCATGACGTCGCCAGCCGCTGCTGCATCCGGCAACCTCGCCACCGCCTCACAGACACGACCGCCGCAAGCCGGCCGCCGTCACCACTGCCGCTGTCACCAGCCGCCGACACCAACCGCCGTCTCCGcaaaccgccgccaccgctaaaGAAGCCGCTGCGCTGTCGCCCTTCGCCACAAGCAGCCAGCAaaccccgccgccaccagcgtCACTGTGCCGGCCTCCGCCTgccgtgcaccgccgccaccatgccAGCCTCCGCCGGCCACGCACCACTGCCACCGTGCCGTGCCGGGTTGTGCCGTCGCTGGCCGAGCGGCCCCGCCAGTGCTGCGCcagccgaagccgccgccgtcgaacggGTTCCGCGCGCCTCCGTCGGCTGTGTAGTcggcctcgcccgccgccgcaccaccgggTGCTGcccacgccgtcgccaccgaAGCCGGCCGCTCCTCCTTCCCTGTCGCCGGATGCCTCCGCCGCGCGGGGAGCGCAGGGGAGACCAGATCCAGGTGGGGGAGCGCCGGATCTGGCGCTAGGGGATCTAGATCCGGCGTcgccgcacgccggcgagcccgcCGTCGCGGCCTCTACCCCGCCGCCAACTTCGCCTCCAacgccctcgccgccactgCATCCTctgccgccccgccgcctccttcaccccgctgccacctcctccaccccgccgccttcttcacctCGCCAGCCAGCCGGgcaagccggcgccgccgtcttcgcgcCCCAGGCCGCATCGGTGCCCCCACCGCCGACAGGAGGGAGAGACgaagccccgccgcctccgtcctTGTGGCtgcgcggctttgccggcggccgctcggACGGTGGCGAGGCGGCAGAGGTAGGAGGGGGAgcggacgacggcagcggcggtgtcCGCCTCCCGTGTCACCCGTGAGGGAGGACGATGCGGGGGCCTCTTTCCTTTGGTCATTGAAATGGTCCTGGCGGTCCGGTCCATCTCGATACCCAGAAAATCAAGCCATAGGTCCAATATATGTAGTGCACGTATACAAAACTGTCAATTCAGCCGATGAACTATTGAGTATCACAATCAGTTTGTCCCAAGAATATATTATTGTCGATTCGTCGCATAAACCGACACTGATGCGCTTGATGAATCTTGTTACCTAAATATTATTACTCtaacaacaaataaattaacttgGACTCTTGTTGATGAATCATGTTACCTGAATATTTATGCATTATGCAGCACATCCACATAGATTATGGCCTTATGTTGGGCTaattatggattttttttcaaattatgcTTCAACTCCTTGCATGAaaaatttcagtaaaaaaaaaactccttgcATGGAAAATTTTTGGTCACGGACTGTtcatttactccctccggttatggaaccagagggagtaggctactaatattatttgagtCAGTTTGTCTGAAGATGCATTCAAATTGCCATAACTTCATGTACAAAGCTTCATATCATATCGTTTGTATTCTtggaaagtagacttgatattTATTCAAATATGAAGGTTTGGAGGATTGGATTATTTGCAATAATGCGGATATCTCCTTGAActttatatatgtctatataatAGAACTGCACATGGCCTGGCTAGCATCCCTTAATTTCTCACTTGTGCACTTAATTTGCAGCTTTAATTTTAGTTGGTTTATCAGAGATGAAAGTTTCTCGGCGTCTACTAATGaccagacttttttttttcatttttatacaTGTCCAATACTCCAATACCAAGCAGATATTTTGAAATTCTTGACATAGAAAATATTTTGGGGAGTCATATGAAGGACTCGGTGGAAATCTTAGTGA
This region includes:
- the LOC127761650 gene encoding exocyst complex component EXO70A1-like isoform X2; this encodes MKLWGWFTDQDYVYLLARLRGAALKRSVDLARWITEAAFPLLATTMGGDRGKKPVDTPADMLLPSRKRWLGDGGSDRAHGGCLFYETTPSFTHGSSSSSPNRPLHDRMEVDTKESEIPRQRTENDRKISARIKRSHQARRRQRYEDQEDRVHGNVHFASICPPPVSWLELKHNMEVKLDLNLDDIEKSIVIPRCQEMDTSGNPDKVDKYLVAAKNLTRILNLEHPVLTETGHLRDRARSLHGTTISSIITEFCYLKVWRVSPLRRLGYLPGPIWESSVRSTFNESISATVSSSSSSSFTCSGSTNDDIASIITEGGYQQLLRGAFDRHYSELARYFEILDIENILGSHMKDSVEILVNAWVRAMRITLNVLTEMRRQLHKQNFGAFNSFKHDYFMVIATQSIKKLVACGSSMCSWQQNSQDDPSTQSCAARESTKHTTQMILNLVMMYRALNYAMPELLALFSGRTEQIVLAEFRGLIDRSSSTVLQLFMELNNLIKSQRLVMVDIGVHHITRHITEYMRVLFEKKSTIYQMLDSKPNAFGELVMGLVSSLESMLEMNSRSLVLQGQKQVFLLNNLHFMIEQVKRCIDSGLILGESCLVQREDQLDQLITAYIEASWDPVISSFEKRTQVAIILWPHQLFDKFNSSFERIYSVQKTWKVTNPNVRLKLREAIIQKLIPVYQMQMGNQSEKKQMSARYSVEQLESQLLEMFEG
- the LOC127761650 gene encoding exocyst complex component EXO70A1-like isoform X1, with the translated sequence MKLWGWFTDQDYVYLLARLRGAALKRSVDLARWITEAAFPLLATTMGGDRGKKPVDTPADMLLPSRKRWLGDGGSDRAHGGCLFYETTPSFTHGSSSSSPNRPLHDRMEVDTKESEIPRQRTENDRKISARIKRSHQARRRQRYEDQEDRVHGNVHFASICPPPVSWLELKHNMEVKLDLNLDDIEKSIVIPRCQEMDTSGNPDKVDKYLVAAKNLTRILNLEHPVLTETGHLRDRARSLHGTTISSIITEFCYLKVWRVSPLRRLGYLPGPIWESSVRSTFNESISATVSSSSSSSFTCSGSTNGSSDNNQASLEDGPDKRLACTGFINIQSVSVLDDIASIITEGGYQQLLRGAFDRHYSELARYFEILDIENILGSHMKDSVEILVNAWVRAMRITLNVLTEMRRQLHKQNFGAFNSFKHDYFMVIATQSIKKLVACGSSMCSWQQNSQDDPSTQSCAARESTKHTTQMILNLVMMYRALNYAMPELLALFSGRTEQIVLAEFRGLIDRSSSTVLQLFMELNNLIKSQRLVMVDIGVHHITRHITEYMRVLFEKKSTIYQMLDSKPNAFGELVMGLVSSLESMLEMNSRSLVLQGQKQVFLLNNLHFMIEQVKRCIDSGLILGESCLVQREDQLDQLITAYIEASWDPVISSFEKRTQVAIILWPHQLFDKFNSSFERIYSVQKTWKVTNPNVRLKLREAIIQKLIPVYQMQMGNQSEKKQMSARYSVEQLESQLLEMFEG